Genomic DNA from Telopea speciosissima isolate NSW1024214 ecotype Mountain lineage chromosome 2, Tspe_v1, whole genome shotgun sequence:
tattaatatttatgggatgcgaaagaaactcgaatcgattaatttctgctgcgcattcgagtatgggatggatccctcttgccatgtgatggactagagacgaatttctccgtccctattgtgataattaattttatggaatgcaatagggaaggagaaaccctaatagggatgcaccagggtttccatgggcgaccatgggaaaccctaaaattaaaatggggcacccatgggacaccatgggctaacccagggcgtgcaaaaccctaaagataaatatcttggtctccctagggaaccatggtttgatccctggaccgttgtttggccaacagatAGAGCACTGCTATGGCACCCATTACCCATACATAGAGGTAACCAAACAGTTCCAATTGAAAATACCAACCCCGTAGAggatgattgatgcacccacaCATGTTACATTTAGCAAACCTCTAATGTTCGACGAGTACCGGGATGAAGAAGTTGACGAACACGATAGTTTCAAAAGGTTTGAATCAAATTTTGCATCAAATTCGCACCAAGAGGTCTACATGCATCACAGATTGGTTTCAACACCTAACTTGGATGACCATTTTACTTCCCCTCTCCAATACAAGGAAGGTTATGACCCATGATCCCCTCTCTGTCCATTGGATCAACACTTCTAGTCAGTATGATGATCTGGCCGTTACTACTTTCTCATCTCTACTTCAACTTATCCGAGACATGAACTCCATCAACAGACCAGTCATTCAACGAATTAGGAGTGTGAAATTGGAATCATCTTTGTTCAGCATCCAGTTTAATTGAATCCATCTAATCTGAAGTGGTAATGCAGGATCTTCTACATATAATCAGAAATATGAACGAAGATAGGTGACACATCCGGCTCTCGATCAGTAGTTCGAATCCGAATGATGGGTATTGACTTATTTCCTTCCTTTTGAGGAATTTTCTTCATTCCAAGTGGTCTATGGATTATTTTCTATTTGTGGAGGATAATGAGAATTTTCTACTTATTGCTTTCCTTTTGTATTTCTTCTATTTCCctaaacattatttttttttattaattgtttcctttatttttttattcattctcAGCCGTAGGATCAATTGGGGTAGGGGCTAGAGATTAGGgtttattttcctttaaatatGTAAGAGCTATGCTCATTCTAGTTGGTTGAATATTGAATTAAATTTGGAGTTTCTCTTTTTTAAAGTCTCGAGGAACTTCACCTCTTCTAAGCCTTGAAGAGTTTGAAGACAAGCCTAGAAGATGGTGCATCCCGTCAACCAGAGCAAGAAAGCTCTAGTCCTTCAAAAAATTATcttctcaggttccctgtctggtacaattccctagtgcctctgaTAAGAGGGGGTGAATCCCATTTGGGTAGAATATTCAAACAGGGGATAAGATGGTCGATCATTTCCGCCTCCTATGGGAGGAACCATATGAATTGTACCGAGCAGggaacttgagaggatgaaTATCCCCTCCACACCACCTTTTGAGGAGTGCTCTTGTCGTACTCAAGTCcaaaagtttttgttttttacctAGGCTAGATTTATTTGCCCATTTTGGAATTTATTCGGCGCCTTCCCAAGTAGATTCTCAAACACCTTCAATACTCTATGTTCGTGTCCACACTCCTCAACTCGACAGACTCCACAGTAACTCAGTAACCCGTAAAGAAAGGATGTGGTGGGCAATGTCTTGGcaagttaaaatattttttctttattggtACTTTGAACCAGTGGACATCGATGACTTGATCTAACCATTTTGACCTTTTGATAAATCAATTTGAGTTAATGATCCTCTGCTGCCAACAGCCGTACGGCCAACATGCAGCCTCACACATGCATAGGGAAAAATGACCGCCCCAACCATTGTCCGAGCACCCTAcccggcagtagaggatcagaaTCCAGTGAATCTGGATTGGCTACATACCAAATCTAGGTGGTTCAACTTGATTGTATATATAGTCACCACGCATTGGACATTTATACACCCTTGtgtaatgaaaaaaaatctgatATATTTCACACATATTGACTTTTCAACCATTTTAAAGCCTTGTTTGGCCAGTTGGTGAACTATGTTTAGGATGTAATTCACCAAATGAAAGTGTCAACTACAGCTACTCCACATCCAGGAAAATAGTTCCATTCAGCCAATCTAGTTCATGGACCAAATTTACGTCCCCATTGGTTctgtgatttgagtaattgcagttcttgaaaccctaaaatgctTCCATTTTGAGTgccaaaaaaaatagtaaaaggAAGGAAGGGGTTATTCAATATCTTTTCCAGGCcgttggaagagagagagagagcatgttAGCCTTGTGAACTATATATAACAAATTAATTGCCTGTAATGGTTGTTGTCTGATCAATATGACAGACTTGAGATCGACGAGTGGTAGAAGTTGGTGTAACCATTAATGACAAGTGGGATATTTGATGTTAAGAATTGCACAGCTAGCTAGCTTGCTGCAGTTACAtgttaccaccaccaccctttcCATTCATAAATACAACACGAGTAAGTGTCTGTCATTCATCTTACAAATTCTACCATAAAGAGTAAAGACAAAGGCGTCCGTCCCTTctcttctgtctctctcctttcttctttctgtcAGTTACTGAGTAGTTAGAGTCTTGAAGACTTGAGGTTTATTTGAGTTTCTTCTGAAAGCCTGAAACTACAAAAAGATTTCACGAATCTCAAACACAATCTATCAGTATCGACTTGTCGATCTCAATCCTGCATGGGATACCAAACTCCAGCTGCCATCACTCGTTGCTGTTCTATCTACAAtatcattaaaaaataataaattatatatatatatataatgtggTTTATGATTCAAAATTAAAGAGAATAGTAGTAGAAGTTActgtttaattaattacttgGAACAGTTCGTGTAATCTATTCTTCAGATAACAGTATTCATGTTCCAACAACTCCAAAGCTCTCAAGCATCTGTAACCAACCCATTTGCAGCAGAAAACACATTACCTTAATTATATAGCAAactaaagagaaagaagaaatgggTATGTAGTGTACAAATTATATATGAGAAAGCAAAGCAAACTCACCCAGCTCTGTTGTTTTGCTCGGAAGCAGAGCGAAAGACAACACATACATTTCTGACCCTCTTGGCTCCAATGCTTGAACTACTCCCCATGAACTGGTTCAAATGGATTCCCATCTTCTTATAGTCTGAGAATTCTCTATCCGACCTGCCCACATAAAGATTAGAAAACTTACTTAAAAACCCAAGTGGGAGAACGAAAGAGATTAGAAACTAAAACCGAGAGAGCAGAGAGTTGGGGACTTACAGCATTCCTCTAAGATTCCTTAAGAGCTTTTCAGACTCATGGAAGTAGATGTTGACGACTTCGGAGACGAAATTGGGAGAGGTCTCGTCTTGGAGCTGCTGGAGTTGCAAGAAATGCTCATCCAGGActccctggtggaataataAGGAAAGCAAGCGATTCATATCGGCTCGCAAGCGAACCGCGCCCAACCCAAGCATCCTCAGAGGTAGACCCGTTTTGACGAATGAGTTGAGTTCGATCAACAAGAAAGTTAGAAAGCGAGAAGGGTTTAGGGCTTTGAGGGGATTGTGGgcaggagggaagagagaggatgAGGTCCTGAATTTAAAGGGTGGAACATTTcaggaaggagagaagatgtgtgtgagagagaagagacggagaaaaacaaaaagggtagAAAATAGATGGGCGTGCAAAGGAGACGAGATCGAGGTGAATGCGAGGAATCTAGCGGACCGGTGACCTACAGTGGCCCGTACTCAGGTGACCTCCGCGTGCTGTCTGTGGTGCAGGTACGGCGGTCACCTCGGCACCGACAACTGCTTGCAGCCGGTAATGTCAGTTTCGGGTTTCAGCCTTCCATAAACAAAAACGGCTACTTTTCGTCTTTATTTTGGCGTTGTCCCATGCTCTTTCACAAACCCTCTTTtccttcacttttttttttttacttttgtgtaaattttctcttttgggAACAACTTTTACCTTCCGTTACCAATTCCAATACAAatttacaaacaaaaaaatggaaactttaAACTAAAGGAAGGGGATGAAACGCCCGAAAACAAAGGCTCAGAGTTGCAGCAGGCCATGGTAAGCCTTTGTTTTGGCATTGATGGCAGGTGTCAAAACTAGGTAAAGACCTGATGTTACATTTGTCTCTGGGGACTGGGGTTGAGAATTGAAATGCTTTGGTTCTCAGTGTACGGTAGTAACAAGGTTTCATAGGATACCCTGATGGGATGCCAGGGATGGGATACCCAATACAAAGAGAGAGTCTTTCTTAAGTAAGCACAAAATTATAGGAGATTTGATACTTTTTAATGCTATATGTAAGCACTGATTAGGGCCTGGGTGTCAACGGTTTAGGTTCgggtttgggttttaaaccATTTAGAGTTTCATGGACAAAAACCAActtttcaatttctctttttttcgcAGTACATCAAAAGCTAATCAGCAAACTATAAGTTGTTCATTATGTAAGTGTTTAACTTGGATATCCCACTGTCCAACCGTGAAACCCTAATTGATAATTCTTGTGTATTTGCTCTCTTCGACAACCGTAGAGGAGTTAAAGTATATATTGTAGGATTTGGATAATTACAATGGTTAGGTTAGGATCACAAGGGTATTTTTTGAGTTCGGTTCCTTTGCACGTACCAATACGTGAACGGACATGTGAGAGTTAACCATCTCTTCTATTTTTACCatatttacaaggggaggaggggtttttagggaaacaaaattaaattgtGATTAGttctgagatgtacgttcacctgttgataCATGCAGTTGATCCTTTTCCCTTGTACTCTAACAATCTTTGGGGTAACactaaggttttaaaactcagaATTAGATACCGTATTGATCTCCATCGATTTCAAATTTAATCGTTCCAAAATTGACTAGGAATTGGTCGGACTTGTCATGACTTGGCCTAACTTGGTCAAATTCTagtagggttttttacaattaccaccccaaaaactttgatatctactattaccccctaAAAACTtaacaactgttaccctcccctgttgcatattaataact
This window encodes:
- the LOC122652538 gene encoding pseudo histidine-containing phosphotransfer protein 6-like → MLGLGAVRLRADMNRLLSLLFHQGVLDEHFLQLQQLQDETSPNFVSEVVNIYFHESEKLLRNLRGMLSDREFSDYKKMGIHLNQFMGSSSSIGAKRVRNVCVVFRSASEQNNRAGCLRALELLEHEYCYLKNRLHELFQIEQQRVMAAGVWYPMQD